One part of the Anopheles coustani chromosome 2, idAnoCousDA_361_x.2, whole genome shotgun sequence genome encodes these proteins:
- the LOC131261888 gene encoding proton-coupled amino acid transporter-like protein CG1139 gives MTADKGHTNTAFVGDEGINGKKPPQPKTIDPNMYSLEIQEKKPGLEADYDPHLHRQVEHPTSNNETLIHLLKGSLGTGILAMPNAFHHAGWTVGVVGTLLIGMLCTYCIHLLIKAEFELCKRRRVPSLNYPAVTQAALLEGPEALKPLSKVIIHIVNVFLLIYQLGTCCVYVVFVSTNIKAIADYYTEVDTDVRLYMLIILLPLILINWVRNLKFLAPFSTIANFVTLVSFGIILYYIFREPISFAEREKVGTMSGFALFFGTVLFALEAIGVILPLENEMKTPKKFGGNFGVLNKAMILIVALYVGMGFFGYLNYGAAIKGSITLNLPEEEILAQCVKGMLAFAIYITHGLACYVAIDITWNDYLKKNLGDSPRSVFYEYIARTVLVLITFLLAVAIPNLELFISLFGALCLSALGIAFPALIQTCTYWHQRQGSAKLWMILKNSVIGLVAILGLLIGTSTSMIEIVHTFSDDN, from the exons ATGACGGCGGACAAGGGCCACACCAACACGGCGTTCGTCGGCGACGAGGGAATCAATGG caAAAAGCCACCCCAGCCAAAGACGATCGACCCGAACATGTACAGCCTGGAGATCCAGGAGAAGAAACCCGGACTGGAGGCGGACTATGATCCGCATCTGCACCGACAAGTGGAGCACCCGACGAGCAACAACGAGACCCTGATTCACCTGCTGAAGGGATCGCTCGGTACCGGCATCCTGGCCATGCCGAACGCCTTCCATCACGCCGGCTGGACGGTGGGCGTCGTCGGCACGTTGCTGATCGGCATGCTCTGCACCTACTGCATCCACCTGCTGATCAAGGCCGAGTTCGAGCTGTGCAAGCGGAGGCGCGTACCAAGCCTCAACTATCCCGCCGTCACGCAGGCCGCCCTTCTGGAGGGACCGGAAGCACTGAAGCCACTGTCCAAGGTTATCAT CCACATCGTGAACGTTTTTCTGCTGATCTACCAGCTTGGCACGTGCTGCGTCTACGTCGTGTTCGTGTCCACTAACATTAAAGCCATCGCCGACTACTACACCGAAGTCGACACCGACGTGCGGCTGTACATGCTCATCATACTCTTGCCACTGATCTTGATTAATTGG GTGAGAAATCTGAAATTCTTGGCACCCTTCTCGACGATCGCTAATTTCGTCACGCTCGTCTCGTTCGGCATCATCCTGTACTACATCTTCCGCGAGCCGATCTCGTTCGCCGAGCGCGAGAAGGTTGGCACCATGAGCGGCTTTGCGCTCTTCTTCGGCACCGTACTGTTTGCGTTGGAGGCGATCGGTGTG ATCCTGCCGCTGGAAAACGAGATGAAGACGCCGAAAAAGTTCGGAGGAAACTTCGGCGTGCTGAACAAGGCCATGATACTGATCGTCGCGCTGTACGTCGGTATGGGATTCTTCGGATATCTGAACTATGGGGCGGCCATCAAGGGATCGATTACGCTGAACCTGCCCGAGGAGGAGAT TCTGGCGCAGTGCGTGAAGGGAATGCTGGCCTTTGCCATCTACATTACCCATGGGCTGGCGTGCTACGTAGCGATCGATATTACCTGGAACGACTATCTGAAGAAGAACCTCGGAGACTCTCCCCGGAGTGTGTTCTACGAGTACATTGCTCGGACCGTTCTCGTGTTGATCACAT TCCTGCTTGCCGTTGCCATTCCCAATCTGGAGCTGTTCATTTCCCTGTTCGGAGCTCTCTGCCTGTCCGCGCTTGGTATCGCCTTCCCGGCCCTCATCCAGACCTGCACCTACTGGCACCAGCGACAAGGCTCGGCCAAGCTGTGGATGATCCTGAAGAACAGCGTCATTGGTCTCGTAGCCATACTCGGGCTGTTGATCGGTACCTCGACCAGCATGATCGAAATCGTTCACACCTTCAGCGACGACAACTAG
- the LOC131266605 gene encoding proton-coupled amino acid transporter-like protein CG1139, protein MSNAGNESPTRKGNTTSVDMQIFASNGNTIVDESYDPHLHRNRPHPTTNFETLVHLLKGSLGTGILAMPQAFYNAGYISGLINTVLIGILCTYCLHVLVQAQYILCKRHRVPILTYPISMKIALEEGPPCLRPFARYAVVIVDGFMIVYQLGICCVYIVFVATNVKQLVDYYWLTLDVKIHCLILLVPLIGINMIRNLKVLAPFSTLANIITFVGIGLILAYILDDIPSISEREPFAEVGKFPLFFGTVLFALEAVGVIIALENNMATPKSFGGTCGVLNVGMVVIVVLYAGMGFLGYLKYGADSEGSLTLNLPQEEIMSQSIRILFAIAIFISYALQCYVPVDIIWNVYLVEKYRDSNNKLVYELLVRIVVVIVTFLLAVAIPRLGLFISLFGAFCLSALGIAFPAIMEICVLWPDKLGPGKFTLWKDIILILFGVVGLVAGTYTAVRDIIISFM, encoded by the exons ATGAGCAACGCGGGCAACGAGAGCCCCACGCGGAAGGGTAACACCACCAGCGTGGACATGCAAATATTCGCCTCCAACGGGAACACGATCGTCGACGAGAGCTACGATCCCCATCTGCACCGCAACCGGCCGCATCCGACGAC CAACTTCGAAACGTTGGTCCACTTGCTGAAGGGTTCGCTGGGGACGGGCATCCTCGCGATGCCGCAAGCGTTCTACAACGCCGGCTACATCTCCGGACTCATCAACACGGTACTGATTGGCATCCTCTGTACGTACTGTCTGCACGTGCTCGTCCAAGCGCAATATATCCTATGCAAGCGACACCGCGTACCCATCCTGACGTACCCCATCTCGATGAAGATTGCGCTCGAGGAAGGCCCTCCGTGTCTGCGACCGTTTGCCCGTTACGCTGT TGTTATCGTCGATGGTTTCATGATAGTCTATCAGCTAGGCATCTGTTGCGTGTACATCGTGTTTGTAGCGACCAACGTCAAACAG CTAGTGGACTACTACTGGCTAACGCTGGATGTGAAAATCCATTGTCTCATTCTACTGGTGCCTCTAATAGGCATCAATATGATTCGCAACCTGAAAGTGCTCGCTCCGTTCTCGACGCTTGCTAACATCATCACATTCGTTG GTATTGGATTGATTCTGGCCTATATTCTCGACGACATTCCATCGATCTCGGAGCGCGAACCGTTTGCCGAGGTTGGCAAATTTCCACTGTTCTTTGGTACTGTCCTTTTCGCACTGGAAGCGGTCGGGGTG ATCATTGCCCTGGAGAACAACATGGCTACCCCGAAATCCTTCGGCGGTACCTGTGGCGTACTTAACGTTGGTATGGTTGTGATCGTCGTGCTGTACGCTGGCATGGGATTCCTGGGATATCTGAAATACGGTGCCGATTCGGAAGGCAGTTTGACTCTAAATCTACCACAGGAAGAAAT TATGTCTCAATCGATAAGAATTCTATTCGCTATAGCGATCTTCATCTCATATGCACTGCAGTGCTACGTGCCGGTGGACATCATTTGGAACGTGTATCTGGTCGAAAAATACCGCGACTCCAATAACAAGCTGGTCTACGAGTTACTGGTCCGGATCGTCGTAGTCATCGTAACCT TCCTCTTGGCTGTTGCTATTCCCCGGCTGGGTCTATTCATCTCGCTGTTCGGCGCCTTCTGCCTGTCCGCGCTCGGCATAGCCTTCCCGGCGATCATGGAAATCTGCGTACTCTGGCCGGATAAGCTTGGCCCGGGAAAATTTACGCTCTGGAAAGACATCATTCTGATTCTATTCGGTGTGGTTGGTTTGGTCGCTGGCACGTATACGGCTGTGCGCGATATTATTATAAGTTTTATGTAG
- the LOC131266604 gene encoding nocturnin isoform X2: MDVFKMLLAKCRSVVRIRLTSIAITKQRAPPPSGDSSAADRMRMGSFTSAPQIKNVDYQDDKLEITEGMSVSDLVEYCRIARGDDRPQLVKRKFLKPIDRLNGSDLTDGFKMLKLDSISKTCSEPSLTATQLRVFQWNMLSQTLGMHNDGFVRCPVEALTWDCRRYQLIEEIVQNDPDIICLQEVDHFKFLQKILSAQGYEGVFFPKPDSPCLYINGNNGPDGCAVFYKKDRLEMVNHFTRILEVWRVQSNQVAIAAVLRTRDTNQELCVTTTHLKARKGALLSKLRNEQGKDLLYFIDGIAGNRPVILCGDFNAEPIEPIYSTVLNYKPLGLASAYADLLASEEEANGGSLTNVSSQDENNQNAANLRPHSSSAGSRSGSIGSAHSVGDECGLSNGVKTKAELSATYEPAYTTWKIREEGEVCHTIDYVFYSKDKVTVKNCLMFPSGEEIGVDRTPSFLYPSDHFSLLCDIELKPPTESIQTVATSSTQPPNHQL, encoded by the exons ATGGATGTGTTCAAAATGTTACTGGCCAAGTGCAGGTCGGTGGTGCGAATTCGCCTGACATCGATAGCGATTACGAAACAGCGTGCTCCACCGCCGTCAGGGGACTCTTCCGCAGCCGATCGGATGAG AATGGGCTCATTCACTTCGGCCCCACAGATCAAGAACGTCGATTACCAGGATGACAAGCTGGAAATCACCGAAGGCATGTCGGTGTCGGATCTCGTCGAGTACTGCCGGATAGCGCGTGGGGACGACCGGCCGCAGCTGGTCAAGCGAAAGTTCCTCAAACCGATCGACCGGCTCAACGGCAGCGATCTTACCGATGGGTTCAAGATGCTCAAATTGGATTCCATTTCAAAAA CATGCAGCGAACCATCATTGACTGCTACACAGCTTCGAGTATTTCAATGGAACATGCTTTCACAAA CACTTGGCATGCATAACGATGGCTTCGTACGTTGCCCTGTGGAAGCACTAACTTGGGATTGCCGACGGTATCAACTGATCGAGGAAATTGTACAAAACGACCCTGACATCATCTGCCTTCAG GAGGTGGATCACTTTAAGTTTCTACAGAAGATCCTAAGTGCGCAGGGTTACGAAGGTGTTTTCTTTCCGAAACCCGACTCACCCTGTCTTTACATTAATGGTAACAATGGACCGGACGGCTGTGCCGTATTTTACAAGAAGGACCGCTTGGAGATGGTAAACCACTTCACGCGGATACTGGAGGTATGGCGTGTGCAAAGCAATCAGGTAGCGATCGCGGCCGTCCTGCGAACACGTGACACTAACCAGGAACTGTGTGTCACTACGACGCACTTGAAGGCGCGCAAGGGCGCTCTATTGTCGAAGCTGCGCAACGAGCAGGGCAAGGACTTGCTATACTTCATCGATGGCATTGCAGGCAACCGACCGGTGATACTGTGTGGCGATTTTAACGCGGAACCGATCGAACCGATCTACAGCACGGTACTGAACTACAAACCGCTCGGGTTGGCCAGTGCGTACGCGGACCTACTGGCCAGCGAAGAGGAGGCCAATGGTGGGAGCCTTACAAACGTATCGTCACAGGACGAGAACAACCAGAACGCAGCAAATCTCAGGCCACACAGTAGCAGTGCCGGAAGTCGAAGTGGTAGTATCGGCTCAGCGCACAGTGTCGGCGATGAGTGTGGCCTTTCCAATGGGGTGAAAACGAAAGCGGAACTGTCGGCCACATACGAACCTGCCTACACAACGTGGAAAATTCGCGAGGAGGGAGAAGTTTGTCACACGATCGATTATGTATTTTATTCCAAGGATAAGGTCACG gtgaaaaattgtttaatgttCCCTTCTGGTGAAGAGATCGGTGTCGATAGGACGCCAAGCTTCCTGTATCCTTCCGATCACTTTTCGCTGTTGTGCGACATCGAGCTGAAACCTCCGACGGAAAGCATTCAAACGGTGGCCACCAGCAGTACACAACCACCGAACCATCAGTTATAA
- the LOC131266604 gene encoding nocturnin isoform X3, with translation MIDSSSEIKLVDKPSPRGVPMNGALKKSHLQRVMLQRMGSFTSAPQIKNVDYQDDKLEITEGMSVSDLVEYCRIARGDDRPQLVKRKFLKPIDRLNGSDLTDGFKMLKLDSISKTCSEPSLTATQLRVFQWNMLSQTLGMHNDGFVRCPVEALTWDCRRYQLIEEIVQNDPDIICLQEVDHFKFLQKILSAQGYEGVFFPKPDSPCLYINGNNGPDGCAVFYKKDRLEMVNHFTRILEVWRVQSNQVAIAAVLRTRDTNQELCVTTTHLKARKGALLSKLRNEQGKDLLYFIDGIAGNRPVILCGDFNAEPIEPIYSTVLNYKPLGLASAYADLLASEEEANGGSLTNVSSQDENNQNAANLRPHSSSAGSRSGSIGSAHSVGDECGLSNGVKTKAELSATYEPAYTTWKIREEGEVCHTIDYVFYSKDKVTVKNCLMFPSGEEIGVDRTPSFLYPSDHFSLLCDIELKPPTESIQTVATSSTQPPNHQL, from the exons ATGATAGATTCAAgcagtgaaataaaattggtGGATAAACCATCCCCGCGGGGAGTCCCAATGAACGGGGCGCTAAAGAAAAGTCATCTGCAGCGGGTGATGCTGCAAAG AATGGGCTCATTCACTTCGGCCCCACAGATCAAGAACGTCGATTACCAGGATGACAAGCTGGAAATCACCGAAGGCATGTCGGTGTCGGATCTCGTCGAGTACTGCCGGATAGCGCGTGGGGACGACCGGCCGCAGCTGGTCAAGCGAAAGTTCCTCAAACCGATCGACCGGCTCAACGGCAGCGATCTTACCGATGGGTTCAAGATGCTCAAATTGGATTCCATTTCAAAAA CATGCAGCGAACCATCATTGACTGCTACACAGCTTCGAGTATTTCAATGGAACATGCTTTCACAAA CACTTGGCATGCATAACGATGGCTTCGTACGTTGCCCTGTGGAAGCACTAACTTGGGATTGCCGACGGTATCAACTGATCGAGGAAATTGTACAAAACGACCCTGACATCATCTGCCTTCAG GAGGTGGATCACTTTAAGTTTCTACAGAAGATCCTAAGTGCGCAGGGTTACGAAGGTGTTTTCTTTCCGAAACCCGACTCACCCTGTCTTTACATTAATGGTAACAATGGACCGGACGGCTGTGCCGTATTTTACAAGAAGGACCGCTTGGAGATGGTAAACCACTTCACGCGGATACTGGAGGTATGGCGTGTGCAAAGCAATCAGGTAGCGATCGCGGCCGTCCTGCGAACACGTGACACTAACCAGGAACTGTGTGTCACTACGACGCACTTGAAGGCGCGCAAGGGCGCTCTATTGTCGAAGCTGCGCAACGAGCAGGGCAAGGACTTGCTATACTTCATCGATGGCATTGCAGGCAACCGACCGGTGATACTGTGTGGCGATTTTAACGCGGAACCGATCGAACCGATCTACAGCACGGTACTGAACTACAAACCGCTCGGGTTGGCCAGTGCGTACGCGGACCTACTGGCCAGCGAAGAGGAGGCCAATGGTGGGAGCCTTACAAACGTATCGTCACAGGACGAGAACAACCAGAACGCAGCAAATCTCAGGCCACACAGTAGCAGTGCCGGAAGTCGAAGTGGTAGTATCGGCTCAGCGCACAGTGTCGGCGATGAGTGTGGCCTTTCCAATGGGGTGAAAACGAAAGCGGAACTGTCGGCCACATACGAACCTGCCTACACAACGTGGAAAATTCGCGAGGAGGGAGAAGTTTGTCACACGATCGATTATGTATTTTATTCCAAGGATAAGGTCACG gtgaaaaattgtttaatgttCCCTTCTGGTGAAGAGATCGGTGTCGATAGGACGCCAAGCTTCCTGTATCCTTCCGATCACTTTTCGCTGTTGTGCGACATCGAGCTGAAACCTCCGACGGAAAGCATTCAAACGGTGGCCACCAGCAGTACACAACCACCGAACCATCAGTTATAA
- the LOC131266604 gene encoding nocturnin isoform X1 → MYLVRMGSFTSAPQIKNVDYQDDKLEITEGMSVSDLVEYCRIARGDDRPQLVKRKFLKPIDRLNGSDLTDGFKMLKLDSISKTCSEPSLTATQLRVFQWNMLSQTLGMHNDGFVRCPVEALTWDCRRYQLIEEIVQNDPDIICLQEVDHFKFLQKILSAQGYEGVFFPKPDSPCLYINGNNGPDGCAVFYKKDRLEMVNHFTRILEVWRVQSNQVAIAAVLRTRDTNQELCVTTTHLKARKGALLSKLRNEQGKDLLYFIDGIAGNRPVILCGDFNAEPIEPIYSTVLNYKPLGLASAYADLLASEEEANAELSATYEPAYTTWKIREEGEVCHTIDYVFYSKDKVTVKNCLMFPSGEEIGVDRTPSFLYPSDHFSLLCDIELKPPTESIQTVATSSTQPPNHQL, encoded by the exons ATGTACCTGGTCAG AATGGGCTCATTCACTTCGGCCCCACAGATCAAGAACGTCGATTACCAGGATGACAAGCTGGAAATCACCGAAGGCATGTCGGTGTCGGATCTCGTCGAGTACTGCCGGATAGCGCGTGGGGACGACCGGCCGCAGCTGGTCAAGCGAAAGTTCCTCAAACCGATCGACCGGCTCAACGGCAGCGATCTTACCGATGGGTTCAAGATGCTCAAATTGGATTCCATTTCAAAAA CATGCAGCGAACCATCATTGACTGCTACACAGCTTCGAGTATTTCAATGGAACATGCTTTCACAAA CACTTGGCATGCATAACGATGGCTTCGTACGTTGCCCTGTGGAAGCACTAACTTGGGATTGCCGACGGTATCAACTGATCGAGGAAATTGTACAAAACGACCCTGACATCATCTGCCTTCAG GAGGTGGATCACTTTAAGTTTCTACAGAAGATCCTAAGTGCGCAGGGTTACGAAGGTGTTTTCTTTCCGAAACCCGACTCACCCTGTCTTTACATTAATGGTAACAATGGACCGGACGGCTGTGCCGTATTTTACAAGAAGGACCGCTTGGAGATGGTAAACCACTTCACGCGGATACTGGAGGTATGGCGTGTGCAAAGCAATCAGGTAGCGATCGCGGCCGTCCTGCGAACACGTGACACTAACCAGGAACTGTGTGTCACTACGACGCACTTGAAGGCGCGCAAGGGCGCTCTATTGTCGAAGCTGCGCAACGAGCAGGGCAAGGACTTGCTATACTTCATCGATGGCATTGCAGGCAACCGACCGGTGATACTGTGTGGCGATTTTAACGCGGAACCGATCGAACCGATCTACAGCACGGTACTGAACTACAAACCGCTCGGGTTGGCCAGTGCGTACGCGGACCTACTGGCCAGCGAAGAGGAGGCCAATG CGGAACTGTCGGCCACATACGAACCTGCCTACACAACGTGGAAAATTCGCGAGGAGGGAGAAGTTTGTCACACGATCGATTATGTATTTTATTCCAAGGATAAGGTCACG gtgaaaaattgtttaatgttCCCTTCTGGTGAAGAGATCGGTGTCGATAGGACGCCAAGCTTCCTGTATCCTTCCGATCACTTTTCGCTGTTGTGCGACATCGAGCTGAAACCTCCGACGGAAAGCATTCAAACGGTGGCCACCAGCAGTACACAACCACCGAACCATCAGTTATAA